A single window of Bombyx mori chromosome 17, ASM3026992v2 DNA harbors:
- the LOC134198675 gene encoding ecdysone oxidase-like translates to MDAAATRCTISAVQKAFNVISILHLTSYALPDNDNDNDFPKFDFVVVGGGTAGSVVSARLAEDKKTQVLLIEAGGDPPVESSIPSILVYLTNSSVDWGYKAIDKSTTKGCKRSRNVGLALGRMLGGSTGTNYMLYGEGNRRQYNKWAKIVNDSSWDAEHLLPYFKKTQNIQNTKILNSCEEDFFGYDGPFKVTIENRFPVQEYLKAQKELGNMVVPAFTLNKTIGYSPAMYSIGCGLRQDTAYAYLTPIKDYPNLYVLKHALVTKILFDSHKNAIAVNVLIKNKIRTIRASKEIIISAGTVNTPKLLMLSGIGPKKHLKKKGVDLVYDLPVGRKLQSLSSTTIIFNMKNTNIMDTDKNPKEFPAVSYIGYVALNKSQCYADYQSLSFINYASDQIRYCTQIYEFPDRICNKFFGPYCNVKGYDENQMVFNLVTDLHPKSRGKVLLRSNHYKDPPLVYVRYLTEESEVDNMVKYIKDYLKVLDTKTFKSLGAELVDPEIECCKDLKLGSDKYWKCYVKCLSAIRHYDCGTCAMGSVVNKRLKVYGVKKLRVVDASVVPVIPDGVLTSAVLVIAEKAADMIKEDHNL, encoded by the exons ATGGATGCTGCCGCTACAAGATGCACCATATCCGCAGTCCAAAAAGCCTTCAATGTCATAAGCATCCTTCATCTAACATCCTACGCTTTGCCGGATAACGATAATGATAATG ATTTTCCAAAGTTTGACTTCGTAGTCGTTGGAGGTGGTACAGCTGGCTCCGTAGTATCTGCCAGACTAGCAGAAGATAAGAAAACTCAGGTGCTACTTATAGAAGCTGGAGGAGATCCACCTGTTGAATCTAGT ATTCCGTCGATATTAGTGTACCTTACAAACAGTTCTGTCGACTGGGGATATAAAGCAATAGATAAAAGTACAACTAAAGGGTGCAAGAGATCAAGAAACGTAGGTCTCGCTTTAGGAAGAATGCTTGGCGGCTCCACCGGGACAAACTATATGCTATATGGGGAAGGAAACAGACGGCAATATAATAAATGGGCCAAAATCGTTAACGATTCTAGTTGGGACGCAGAACACCTTCTACCATACTTCAAAAAAACCCAAAATATccaaaatactaaaattttgaATTCATGCGAGGAGGATTTTTTTGGATATGACGGTCCTTTTAAAGTGACCATAGAGAACCGGTTTCCCGTCCAAGAATACTTAAAAGCTCAGAAAGAGTTAGGCAACATGGTAGTTCCAGCgttcactttaaataaaaccaTAGGTTATAGTCCTGCAATGTATAGCATCGGCTGTGGTCTTAGGCAAGATACGGCCTACGCTTATCTTACGCCGATAAAGGATTATCCTAATTTATACGTCTTAAAGCATGCCCTTGTCACTAAAATACTTTTTGATTCGCATAAAAACGCTATTGCagttaatgttttaataaaaaataaaataaggacGATAAGAGCAAGTAAAGAGATTATTATATCAGCTGGAACTGTGAATACACCTAAACTATTAATGCTATCTGGAATAGGTCCAAAGAAACATTTGAAGAAAAAAGGCGTAGATTTGGTTTATGACTTGCCAGTTGGACGAAAATTACAAAGTCTATCGTCAACgacaataatttttaatatgaaaaatacaaatattatggATACAGACAAGAACCCAAAGGAGTTCCCAGCTGTTAGTTACATCGGATATGTTGCATTGAACAAGTCGCAATGCTACGCAGACTACCAAAGCTTAAGTTTCATAAACTACGCGAGCGATCAGATTCGGTATTGTACTCAGATTTACGAGTTTCCTGACCGCATCTGTAATAAGTTCTTTGGACCATACTGCAATGTGAAAGGTTACGACGAGAACCAAATGGTGTTCAATTTAGTAACGGACTTACATCCAAAATCTCGCGGCAAGGTCTTACTGCGCAGTAACCATTATAAAGATCCACCGCTTGTTTACGTCCGCTACTTGACCGAAGAATCTGAGGTTGATAATATggttaaatatattaaagattATCTTAAAGTACTTGACACTAAAACATTTAAGAGTCTTGGAGCTGAATTGGTAGACCCTGAGATAGAATGCTGCAAAGATCTAAAGTTAGGGAGCGATAAATATTGGAAGTGTTATGTTAAATGCTTGTCGGCTATAAGGCATTATGACTGTGGAACATGCGCCATGGGTTCAGTAGTTAACAAGCGACTGAAGGTGTATGGAGTCAAAAAGCTTCGTGTTGTGGACGCCAGCGTCGTGCCCGTCATCCCAGATGGCGTGTTAACGTCCGCTGTACTGGTCATAGCTGAAAAAGCCGCTGATATGATTAAAGAAGATCATAATTTGTAG